A DNA window from Parabacteroides johnsonii DSM 18315 contains the following coding sequences:
- a CDS encoding DMT family transporter: MWIGLAFISAFLLGCYEVNKKISLDGNAVIPVLFFNTLISSLIFVPFIFLSFFTDMLDGTMLYVPRVSFETHVAVFIKAVIVLSSWIFGYFALKHLPLTITGPIKATQPVVTLVGAMLVFGERLNLYQWIGVILSIASFYLLSSSGKKEGIRFTHNKWIFFTVLSILTGAASGLYDKHLMGSLDVMTVQVWFNVYQCLMMLPILLFLWYPRRKSTTPFVWHWNIIFISVFLCVADWIYFYALTFPGSMISIVSMVRRSNVLVTFLAGALFFHEKNLKSKAIDLFLVLLGMIFLYLGTR, encoded by the coding sequence ATGTGGATTGGATTAGCTTTCATCTCCGCCTTTCTTTTAGGGTGTTATGAAGTAAACAAAAAGATTTCGCTGGATGGCAATGCCGTTATTCCGGTTTTGTTTTTCAATACATTGATAAGCAGTCTTATCTTCGTTCCTTTCATTTTTCTTTCGTTTTTTACGGATATGCTTGACGGGACGATGTTGTATGTGCCGCGTGTCTCCTTTGAGACGCATGTGGCAGTGTTTATCAAGGCAGTGATCGTCTTGTCGTCGTGGATATTCGGTTACTTTGCCCTGAAACATTTGCCGCTGACCATTACCGGACCTATTAAGGCGACCCAACCGGTCGTGACACTGGTGGGTGCCATGCTTGTCTTTGGAGAACGGCTGAATCTGTATCAGTGGATCGGGGTGATCCTTTCCATTGCCTCTTTCTATCTTCTTTCCTCATCCGGAAAAAAAGAGGGAATCCGTTTCACACATAATAAATGGATCTTCTTTACCGTCTTGTCTATCCTTACCGGAGCGGCGAGCGGCTTGTATGACAAACATCTGATGGGGAGTTTGGATGTGATGACGGTGCAGGTCTGGTTTAATGTCTATCAGTGCCTGATGATGTTACCGATCCTTCTGTTCCTTTGGTATCCGCGCCGGAAAAGCACGACGCCTTTTGTTTGGCACTGGAATATTATCTTTATATCCGTCTTCCTTTGCGTGGCGGACTGGATTTACTTTTATGCCCTGACTTTTCCCGGTTCGATGATCTCTATCGTCTCGATGGTCCGTCGTAGCAATGTCTTGGTGACCTTCCTTGCCGGTGCTTTGTTCTTCCATGAAAAGAACCTGAAAAGTAAGGCAATCGATCTGTTTTTAGTATTATTAGGAATGATATTCCTGTATCTCGGTACGCGCTAA
- a CDS encoding rod shape-determining protein — protein MGLFSFTQELAMDLGTANTIITCNDKMVVDEPSVIALDARSEKVLAVGRQAREMYEKTNPNIRTIRPLREGVIADFYAAEQMMRGLIKMASGRKRWFAPSLRMVIGIPSGSTEVEIRAVRDSAEHAGGREVYMVFEPMAAAIGVGMDVLAPEGNMIVDIGGGTTEIAVISLGGIVSNKSIKMAGDDLTNDIVEYMRRQHNIRVSERMAERIKINVGSALSILEDAPEDFEVCGPNQMTALPMKVPVSYQEIAHCLDKSISKIEAAVLSALEQTPPELYADIVKNGIYLAGGGALLRGIDKRLRDKMGIEFHVADDPLHAVARGTGIALKNIDKFNFLIR, from the coding sequence ATGGGATTATTTTCTTTCACACAAGAATTGGCAATGGACCTGGGGACTGCCAATACCATTATTACCTGCAACGATAAGATGGTAGTGGATGAGCCTTCCGTGATCGCTTTGGATGCTCGTTCGGAAAAGGTGCTGGCGGTAGGACGCCAGGCACGTGAGATGTACGAAAAGACCAATCCGAATATTCGTACGATCCGTCCGCTTCGCGAAGGTGTCATTGCTGACTTCTACGCTGCCGAGCAGATGATGCGTGGACTGATTAAAATGGCCAGCGGACGCAAACGCTGGTTCGCGCCTTCGCTCCGCATGGTGATCGGTATCCCGTCGGGTAGTACGGAAGTAGAAATCCGTGCCGTACGCGACTCTGCCGAACATGCCGGTGGCCGTGAAGTGTATATGGTTTTCGAACCGATGGCTGCTGCTATCGGGGTCGGCATGGATGTGCTTGCGCCCGAAGGAAACATGATTGTCGATATAGGGGGCGGTACGACCGAGATCGCGGTGATTTCGCTGGGTGGTATCGTTTCCAATAAGTCTATCAAGATGGCAGGAGACGACCTGACGAACGATATCGTGGAATATATGCGTCGCCAGCATAATATACGTGTCAGCGAACGTATGGCGGAACGTATCAAGATCAATGTCGGCTCTGCTTTGAGTATCCTCGAAGATGCTCCCGAAGATTTTGAAGTATGCGGTCCGAACCAGATGACGGCTCTACCGATGAAGGTGCCTGTTTCCTACCAGGAGATCGCACATTGTCTGGATAAGTCGATCTCCAAGATTGAAGCAGCCGTTCTGAGCGCTTTGGAACAGACGCCTCCTGAATTGTATGCCGATATTGTGAAAAACGGTATCTATCTGGCTGGTGGTGGCGCTTTGCTGCGTGGTATCGACAAACGTTTGCGTGACAAGATGGGGATTGAATTCCATGTGGCAGACGATCCTTTGCATGCAGTAGCAAGAGGTACGGGGATTGCGTTGAAGAATATCGACAAATTTAATTTCCTTATCCGGTAA
- a CDS encoding aspartate:alanine exchanger family transporter, with amino-acid sequence MFETLLQSSYFALFLIIALGFMLGRIQIKGLSLDVSAVIFIALLFGHFGVIIPKELGNFGLVLFIFTIGIQAGPGFFDSFRSKGKTLIILTLLIVGSASLTGLILKYVVGIDTPSLVGLIAGALTSTPGLAVAIDSTHSSSASIAYGIAYPFGVIGVILFIKLLPKLLRKDLVAEAKALEAQRKGKYPPLHTATFRITHANIFGKTLAQLQLRSMTGAVISRVKHKDRTSIPVAQTILHEGDMIKAVGNDKSLEQLALLVGERVENDLPFGSTQELQSLLVTNKNVINKSLGYLNLQRTFNCTVTRVRRSGIDLPPEPELLLKFGDKLMVAGEKEDIKELGQVFGNDEKKLSDTDFFPIAAGIVLGVLFGKLNISFSDSFSFSPGLTGGILIVALILSAIGKTGPIIWSMSGSANQLLRQIGLLLFLAEVGTSAGVNLVSTFQESGWTLFGIGMAITMVPMIVAVLFGYFVFKIHILDLIGTIAGGMTSTPGLAAADSMSDSSAPSIAYATVYPIAMVFLILFIQFIAALVA; translated from the coding sequence ATGTTTGAAACATTGCTTCAATCGTCTTATTTTGCCTTGTTCCTGATTATCGCCTTAGGGTTCATGTTAGGCAGAATACAGATCAAAGGCCTTTCTCTTGATGTATCAGCCGTTATCTTTATCGCTCTCCTGTTTGGGCATTTCGGGGTAATCATTCCTAAGGAACTGGGAAATTTCGGTTTGGTATTGTTTATTTTCACCATCGGCATACAAGCGGGTCCGGGATTCTTCGACTCCTTCCGTTCGAAAGGGAAAACACTGATCATACTGACGCTCCTGATCGTCGGCTCCGCCAGCCTTACCGGTTTGATACTTAAATATGTTGTCGGAATCGATACACCTAGCCTCGTGGGACTGATCGCCGGGGCGCTAACCAGTACACCGGGTCTTGCCGTCGCGATCGACAGCACGCACTCTTCCTCCGCTTCCATCGCCTACGGTATCGCCTATCCGTTCGGAGTGATCGGTGTAATACTTTTCATAAAATTACTGCCGAAATTGCTACGCAAGGACCTTGTCGCCGAGGCCAAAGCACTCGAAGCACAACGGAAAGGGAAATATCCCCCATTGCACACAGCGACTTTCCGCATCACCCATGCCAATATATTCGGAAAAACACTGGCCCAGTTACAACTCCGTTCTATGACAGGCGCCGTTATTTCCCGTGTAAAACATAAAGACCGGACAAGCATACCGGTAGCGCAAACCATCCTGCATGAAGGGGATATGATCAAGGCTGTCGGCAACGACAAGTCTTTGGAACAACTGGCACTTCTTGTCGGAGAACGTGTAGAAAACGATCTTCCCTTCGGCAGTACGCAAGAATTACAATCCCTGTTAGTAACGAACAAGAACGTCATCAATAAAAGTTTAGGATACCTAAACTTGCAACGCACGTTCAACTGCACCGTCACCCGCGTACGCCGAAGTGGTATCGACCTTCCGCCTGAACCGGAATTGTTGCTGAAATTCGGTGACAAACTGATGGTCGCCGGAGAAAAAGAAGACATAAAGGAATTGGGACAGGTATTCGGGAATGACGAAAAGAAACTTTCCGACACGGACTTTTTCCCGATTGCTGCCGGTATTGTCCTTGGGGTATTGTTCGGGAAGCTGAACATTTCGTTTTCGGATTCCTTCTCTTTCTCGCCCGGACTGACAGGTGGCATCCTGATTGTCGCACTTATCCTGAGCGCAATCGGCAAGACGGGACCGATCATCTGGTCTATGTCAGGTTCCGCCAACCAGTTGCTTCGCCAGATCGGCCTACTTCTGTTCCTCGCCGAGGTCGGAACATCCGCCGGAGTCAACCTGGTATCAACATTCCAGGAAAGCGGCTGGACACTGTTCGGAATCGGTATGGCGATCACAATGGTACCGATGATCGTGGCTGTCCTGTTCGGCTATTTCGTATTCAAGATCCATATTCTGGACCTGATCGGGACGATTGCAGGAGGAATGACCAGTACGCCGGGACTTGCCGCCGCCGACTCGATGAGCGACAGTTCCGCTCCCAGCATCGCCTATGCGACGGTCTATCCAATCGCGATGGTATTCCTGATTCTCTTTATCCAGTTCATCGCAGCTTTGGTTGCATAA
- a CDS encoding DUF4923 family protein, which translates to MRKNWILGVAVCGILSVSDSVYGQSIKDILNSAAVKDAVTAVTGGKKLTVENLAGTWTYVNPAIQLEGDNALKNVAASVASSEMEKKLKDYCAKVGIIEGAFNYTFNTDSTFTSVLKGRTLKGTYSFNADDKTMELHYGKIGKSKLTTMTAHVVVTNDQLSLLFNADKLLDFLTKLSAVSKSTTLQTLNKLASQYDGMMMGFELKK; encoded by the coding sequence ATGAGAAAGAATTGGATTTTGGGGGTTGCCGTTTGTGGCATATTGTCCGTGTCGGATTCGGTGTATGGACAATCAATTAAAGACATTTTGAATTCTGCTGCCGTAAAAGACGCTGTAACAGCCGTGACCGGAGGAAAAAAGCTGACGGTGGAAAATCTGGCCGGTACATGGACGTATGTGAATCCTGCCATTCAGTTGGAAGGCGATAATGCTTTGAAGAATGTGGCGGCAAGTGTGGCCTCTTCGGAGATGGAAAAGAAGCTGAAGGATTATTGTGCGAAAGTAGGAATCATTGAAGGAGCATTCAATTATACGTTTAATACCGACAGCACGTTCACCAGTGTCCTGAAAGGTCGAACATTGAAAGGTACTTATTCTTTTAATGCGGACGATAAGACGATGGAACTGCACTATGGTAAGATTGGAAAATCGAAGTTGACGACGATGACGGCTCATGTCGTTGTTACCAATGACCAACTCTCTTTGCTCTTCAATGCCGATAAATTACTGGACTTTCTGACGAAGTTGTCTGCTGTCTCCAAAAGCACGACCTTGCAAACACTCAATAAGCTGGCGAGCCAGTATGACGGGATGATGATGGGCTTCGAGTTGAAAAAATAA
- the purH gene encoding bifunctional phosphoribosylaminoimidazolecarboxamide formyltransferase/IMP cyclohydrolase produces the protein MAATKRIKRALVSVYHKDGLDEILKKLHREGVSFVSTGGTQKFIEELGLPCDAVEDLTGYPSILGGRVKTLHPKVFGGILNRRDNEGDQAQIAQYEIPEIDLVIVDLYPFEETVASDAEEQAIIEKIDIGGISLIRAAAKNFKDVVIVASKAQYQPLMQLLNEKGAETSIEDRKWFAKEAFAVSSGYDSAIFNYFDDRQGSHFRATVDDPMHLRYGENPHQAAKFYGKFDNMFDQLHGKEISYNNLLDIDSAVNLIDEFDELTFAILKHNNACGIASRGNVVEAWKDALAGDPVSAFGGILITNTTVNKEVAEEINKIFFEVIIAPAYDADALEVLKQKKNRIILVRKECKTCPMQFRSLLNGVLMQEKDLSIQGEADLEPMTEKKPTASEVEDLLFANKIVKNSKSNAITLVKNKQLCASGIGQTSRVDSLKQAIEKATSFNFDLNGAVMASDAFFPFADCVEIADKAGISAVIQPGGSINDKLSVDYCNEHGLSMVKTGIRHFKH, from the coding sequence ATGGCTGCAACAAAACGTATTAAACGTGCATTGGTATCAGTATACCATAAAGATGGATTAGATGAAATTTTAAAGAAGCTCCACCGTGAAGGTGTTAGTTTTGTGTCGACAGGTGGTACTCAGAAGTTTATAGAAGAGTTGGGACTCCCGTGTGATGCGGTAGAGGACCTGACCGGCTATCCTTCTATCCTGGGCGGACGTGTGAAGACACTTCACCCGAAAGTGTTCGGCGGCATTTTGAACCGTCGTGACAACGAAGGCGACCAGGCACAGATCGCCCAATATGAAATTCCTGAAATAGACTTGGTGATTGTCGACCTGTATCCGTTCGAGGAAACAGTCGCTTCCGATGCGGAAGAGCAGGCAATTATTGAAAAAATAGATATAGGCGGTATTTCTCTTATCCGTGCCGCTGCAAAGAACTTCAAAGATGTTGTGATCGTAGCATCCAAAGCTCAGTATCAGCCGTTGATGCAATTACTGAACGAAAAAGGTGCGGAAACTTCTATCGAAGACCGTAAATGGTTTGCCAAAGAAGCGTTTGCTGTTTCTTCTGGCTACGATTCTGCAATCTTCAATTACTTCGACGATCGCCAAGGTTCTCATTTTCGTGCTACCGTAGATGATCCGATGCACCTGCGCTATGGTGAAAACCCGCACCAGGCTGCTAAGTTCTATGGCAAGTTCGATAATATGTTCGACCAGTTGCATGGTAAGGAAATCTCTTACAACAATTTGCTTGACATCGACTCTGCTGTAAACCTAATTGACGAGTTCGACGAACTGACGTTCGCTATTCTGAAACATAACAATGCCTGTGGTATCGCATCCCGCGGTAACGTGGTGGAAGCATGGAAAGATGCTTTGGCCGGCGATCCGGTGTCTGCTTTCGGGGGAATCCTGATCACGAACACGACTGTAAACAAGGAAGTGGCGGAAGAGATCAATAAGATTTTCTTCGAAGTGATTATCGCTCCGGCTTATGATGCTGATGCCCTTGAAGTATTGAAACAAAAGAAAAATCGTATCATATTGGTCCGCAAGGAATGCAAGACTTGTCCGATGCAGTTCCGTTCATTGTTGAACGGCGTGCTGATGCAGGAAAAAGACCTTAGTATTCAGGGGGAAGCTGATTTGGAACCGATGACGGAAAAGAAACCGACGGCTTCGGAAGTAGAAGATCTGTTGTTCGCCAACAAGATCGTGAAGAACAGTAAGTCTAACGCTATCACGCTGGTGAAGAACAAACAACTTTGTGCAAGCGGTATTGGACAGACTTCGCGTGTGGACTCTCTGAAACAAGCTATTGAGAAGGCAACTTCATTTAATTTCGACCTGAATGGTGCCGTTATGGCTTCGGATGCGTTTTTCCCTTTTGCCGACTGCGTGGAAATTGCCGACAAGGCCGGTATCAGTGCCGTTATCCAGCCGGGAGGTTCTATTAACGACAAGCTGTCTGTCGATTATTGCAACGAACATGGTTTGTCTATGGTTAAGACGGGTATTCGTCACTTTAAACACTAA
- a CDS encoding RNA polymerase sigma factor: protein MELETFKITVLPLREKLINISWRMMEDRSDAEDIVQETFLKLWQIREKLDGYNSVEALAVQVAKNLALDKLKQHRPEGMDIALLSLDSGTRNPAEELEQHDTVARIRWLISKLPSLQQTIIRMKDVEGYELAEIAEITGTQVEAVRVNLSRARKKIREWLMKDL from the coding sequence ATGGAACTCGAAACGTTTAAAATAACCGTGCTGCCGCTCCGGGAGAAGTTGATTAATATTTCCTGGCGGATGATGGAGGACAGGTCGGATGCAGAAGATATCGTGCAGGAGACTTTTCTGAAATTGTGGCAGATTCGCGAGAAGTTGGACGGCTATAACAGTGTCGAGGCGCTGGCTGTACAAGTGGCTAAGAACCTGGCGCTGGACAAGCTGAAACAGCACCGGCCGGAAGGGATGGATATCGCCTTGCTTTCGCTCGATTCGGGAACAAGAAACCCGGCGGAAGAACTGGAACAGCACGATACGGTGGCCCGTATCCGCTGGCTGATAAGCAAGCTGCCCTCGCTTCAACAAACCATTATCCGGATGAAAGACGTTGAGGGGTATGAGTTGGCGGAAATAGCGGAGATAACAGGAACCCAGGTCGAAGCGGTCCGGGTGAACCTTTCGAGAGCTCGAAAAAAGATACGGGAATGGTTGATGAAGGATTTATAA
- a CDS encoding porin family protein, with product MKRFLLIIAACFPAIGLLAADVEPMSTDTVIRLENKRIVVKDNGERMKVKVYELTEEGDSIDSEMIFEGHYRDGQSYERRKHIKSINIPIPSWDKDFDPHWAGFGMGFANLSGSEGVNDVDGVSLRSGSSLEYNLNFMEFSFPFSRHRWAVVTGAGMRWSRYRLDMNAHFQEVDGVTQLIPAPDGIVYNASKLNITSLTIPVLLEWQSPKHRRKSPRFFVSGGVVGVIKTISSSKIVYHDADGEKRKKKMDRGMNLRPVTMDFLFQAGVGCIGFYAKYSPFGLFEKDKGPKVHPVSLGLQLHI from the coding sequence ATGAAAAGATTTTTACTAATCATAGCCGCATGCTTTCCTGCTATCGGATTGCTGGCTGCAGATGTCGAACCGATGTCGACCGATACGGTTATTCGGTTGGAAAACAAACGTATCGTAGTGAAGGACAACGGTGAACGGATGAAGGTGAAGGTGTATGAACTGACCGAAGAAGGCGATTCTATAGACAGTGAAATGATTTTTGAGGGACATTACCGGGACGGACAGAGTTACGAGCGACGCAAGCATATCAAGTCGATCAACATCCCGATCCCTTCTTGGGACAAAGACTTCGATCCGCACTGGGCCGGCTTCGGCATGGGGTTTGCCAACCTTTCAGGTAGTGAAGGGGTTAATGATGTGGATGGTGTTTCGCTCCGTAGTGGTAGTTCGTTGGAGTATAATTTGAATTTTATGGAGTTCAGTTTCCCTTTCTCCCGTCATAGATGGGCGGTTGTGACCGGTGCCGGTATGCGCTGGAGTCGTTATCGGTTGGATATGAATGCACATTTCCAGGAGGTGGACGGTGTGACGCAGTTGATTCCTGCTCCCGATGGTATCGTCTATAATGCCAGTAAATTGAATATCACCAGCCTGACGATTCCGGTCCTGCTTGAATGGCAGTCGCCGAAGCATCGTCGCAAATCTCCGCGTTTCTTTGTCTCTGGTGGTGTCGTAGGTGTGATCAAAACTATTTCTTCTTCCAAAATCGTCTATCATGATGCGGATGGTGAAAAACGTAAGAAGAAGATGGACCGGGGCATGAACCTTCGTCCGGTAACCATGGATTTTCTTTTTCAGGCAGGTGTCGGTTGTATCGGTTTCTATGCCAAATATTCTCCTTTCGGTTTGTTTGAAAAAGATAAAGGTCCGAAAGTTCACCCTGTTTCGCTGGGATTACAACTGCATATATGA
- a CDS encoding HRDC domain-containing protein gives MQTNQQFDLAFNLLQNTGTNLFLTGKAGTGKTTFLKRLKEVSPKRMIVVAPTGVAAINAGGVTIHSFFQLPFGPYIPSSPEYRGGKTDFKNQFRKDKINIIRSMDLLVIDEVSMVRADLLDAISDVLRRYKDHSKPFGGVQLLLIGDLQQLAPVAKDDEWNLLKEHYPSTFFFDSKALSESNYFCIELTHVYRQSDTNFINLLNNIRENRFDDETLQQLNQRYIPNFRPDEQSGYITLTTHNYQAQQINNRKLAELPGQPYAFSAEINNDFPEYSYPTDDKLILKCGAQVMFVKNDSSSEKRYYNGKIGKIVFINSNKITVVDREGNEIVVEKETWNNVKYTIDPETQEITETISGTFSQYPLKTAWAITIHKSQGLTFEHAIIDASAAFSHGQVYVALSRCKTLEGLVLSSQITRNAMINDYRIQEFTSSVDSRQPREEQMQAAQQLYFTELICELFDFNNLQQRIQYAAFVVYGNLQKLYPELSVQYSNTRDAFRSTVTDVGERFIQQLKRLIAGNTNYLKDETIQERVRKGVAYFLEQIDRLCSPLQEASDVEIDNKETRKTVKNALDKWNEDLRIKLSTLQGCQEGFTISSYLSAKAKASIEQPSAPTARKRSEKSSEPAKLEISTDIKHPELYANLKHWRYEVATEKGLPTYTILQQKALIGVANTLPVSGRDLLKIPGIGKKIVENYGAKLLEIVDEYRKGQ, from the coding sequence ATGCAAACAAACCAACAGTTTGACCTCGCCTTCAACTTACTGCAGAACACCGGAACCAACCTCTTTCTGACAGGAAAAGCCGGAACGGGAAAAACGACCTTTTTAAAAAGGCTCAAAGAGGTTTCGCCTAAAAGAATGATCGTTGTTGCGCCAACCGGAGTAGCAGCAATCAATGCAGGAGGCGTCACTATCCATTCCTTTTTCCAATTGCCGTTTGGCCCTTATATTCCGTCTTCACCGGAATATCGGGGAGGAAAAACAGATTTCAAAAACCAATTCCGCAAGGATAAAATCAATATCATCCGCAGCATGGACCTATTGGTGATCGATGAAGTCAGTATGGTACGTGCAGACTTGCTGGACGCTATCAGCGACGTTCTGCGTCGTTATAAAGATCATAGTAAACCTTTCGGAGGTGTCCAGTTATTGCTCATCGGAGACTTGCAACAATTAGCACCTGTTGCCAAAGACGATGAATGGAATCTACTGAAAGAGCACTATCCGTCCACCTTCTTTTTCGATAGCAAAGCGCTGTCAGAAAGCAATTATTTCTGTATTGAACTAACGCATGTCTATCGCCAAAGCGACACGAATTTTATCAACCTACTGAACAATATCCGTGAGAACCGCTTCGACGACGAGACCTTGCAACAACTGAATCAGCGGTACATTCCCAACTTCAGACCGGACGAACAATCGGGCTATATCACACTCACGACGCATAACTACCAGGCACAGCAGATCAACAACCGGAAACTGGCGGAGCTTCCCGGCCAGCCTTACGCCTTCTCGGCCGAGATCAACAACGACTTCCCCGAATATTCTTACCCGACCGACGACAAGCTGATCTTGAAATGCGGCGCGCAAGTCATGTTCGTCAAAAACGACTCGTCTTCCGAAAAACGGTACTATAACGGGAAGATCGGAAAGATCGTATTTATTAATTCCAACAAGATAACCGTAGTCGACCGTGAAGGAAACGAGATCGTCGTTGAAAAGGAAACCTGGAACAATGTAAAATATACGATCGATCCCGAAACACAAGAAATCACCGAAACCATTTCCGGCACCTTCAGCCAGTATCCGCTGAAAACCGCTTGGGCGATCACCATCCACAAGAGCCAGGGATTGACTTTCGAACATGCCATCATTGACGCTTCGGCTGCTTTTTCGCACGGACAGGTGTATGTCGCACTCAGCCGTTGCAAAACATTAGAGGGCCTTGTGCTGAGCAGCCAGATCACCCGCAACGCCATGATCAATGATTACCGAATACAGGAATTCACTTCATCGGTCGACAGCCGACAACCGCGCGAAGAGCAGATGCAGGCCGCACAGCAGCTCTATTTCACGGAACTGATATGTGAACTGTTCGACTTCAATAATCTCCAGCAGCGCATACAATATGCCGCCTTTGTCGTGTACGGGAACCTGCAAAAACTATATCCGGAACTGAGCGTGCAGTATTCCAACACTCGCGACGCATTCCGTTCCACAGTCACAGATGTCGGAGAACGATTCATCCAGCAATTGAAACGGTTGATAGCAGGCAATACCAATTACCTGAAAGACGAAACAATCCAGGAACGTGTCCGAAAAGGCGTAGCTTATTTTCTGGAGCAAATAGACCGCCTTTGCAGCCCATTGCAGGAAGCGTCGGATGTGGAAATCGACAATAAAGAAACGCGCAAAACAGTCAAGAATGCGTTGGACAAGTGGAACGAAGACCTTCGTATCAAACTGTCAACCCTGCAGGGCTGTCAAGAGGGATTCACGATTTCCAGCTATTTGTCGGCTAAAGCCAAAGCAAGCATCGAACAACCGTCTGCTCCGACCGCACGCAAACGTTCCGAAAAATCATCAGAGCCGGCCAAACTGGAAATATCGACAGACATCAAACATCCGGAACTATATGCCAACCTGAAACACTGGCGCTATGAAGTGGCAACCGAAAAAGGACTTCCTACTTATACCATCCTGCAACAAAAGGCTCTGATCGGTGTGGCCAACACCTTACCCGTCAGCGGACGCGATCTCCTCAAAATCCCAGGTATCGGGAAAAAGATCGTAGAAAACTATGGTGCAAAGCTACTGGAAATCGTAGACGAATACAGGAAAGGGCAATAA
- the truA gene encoding tRNA pseudouridine(38-40) synthase TruA yields MNRYFIYLGYNGKKFCGWQIQPNGITVQQSIEEALATLLRQPVPIVGAGRTDAGVHARLMVAHFDWKEPIDDLVFLVEKLNRLLPKDIAVYRIVPVRTDAHARFDATSRTYKYYITTRKDPFNYELVYKIPGKLDFEAMNKACPVLFDYIDFTSFSKLHTDVKTNNCRIYKAGWEKDGDVWFFTIQADRFLRNMVRAIVGTLLEVGRGKLTVDGFRQVIEAKDRGRAGTSAPGHALYLVDVTYPESIFL; encoded by the coding sequence GTGAACAGATACTTTATATATTTAGGTTATAACGGCAAAAAGTTTTGTGGCTGGCAAATACAGCCGAATGGAATCACAGTGCAGCAATCTATCGAAGAGGCCTTGGCAACCTTATTGCGCCAGCCGGTCCCCATTGTGGGAGCGGGGCGGACGGATGCCGGCGTACATGCCCGCCTGATGGTGGCTCATTTCGATTGGAAAGAACCGATTGACGACCTCGTTTTTCTGGTGGAGAAGTTGAACCGTTTGCTTCCCAAAGATATCGCGGTCTACCGTATCGTACCTGTTCGTACCGATGCGCATGCTCGGTTCGATGCCACTTCGCGTACTTATAAATATTATATCACGACACGAAAAGATCCGTTCAACTATGAACTGGTCTATAAAATTCCGGGAAAACTCGACTTCGAGGCAATGAACAAGGCTTGCCCGGTTCTGTTCGATTATATAGATTTCACCAGTTTCAGCAAGCTGCACACGGACGTGAAGACGAACAACTGTCGTATCTATAAGGCCGGTTGGGAAAAGGATGGCGATGTATGGTTTTTTACCATACAAGCGGACCGTTTCCTGCGTAATATGGTACGTGCTATTGTCGGTACTTTACTCGAAGTAGGTAGAGGAAAACTGACGGTCGATGGCTTCCGCCAGGTGATCGAGGCCAAAGATCGTGGCCGTGCCGGAACATCCGCTCCCGGACATGCCCTCTATCTGGTCGATGTCACTTATCCCGAAAGTATTTTCCTTTAA
- a CDS encoding DUF3256 family protein: protein MKRLFLSILLCVFVCGMKAQDMDAVFVAMPDQYVPQLENAWRKDLIDLYNSGKEAKLKNTMNGFSTLKKLTDDYLLLQVTERSTVEMKLLPLVNDTYVVCMITTVYGPVPDSQVEFFTTDWKPLNPADLYTPVSAEWFIKDDADKNRTAFSEATARLDMDLRKYSLSPDDQTLTVEYTTPQYLTKAERKQVEPFLKSTPKVYTWEKFHFK, encoded by the coding sequence ATGAAACGATTATTTCTTTCTATATTGCTTTGTGTATTTGTGTGTGGGATGAAGGCGCAGGACATGGATGCGGTTTTTGTCGCCATGCCTGACCAATATGTTCCTCAGCTGGAAAATGCCTGGCGTAAGGATTTGATAGATTTATATAATTCAGGGAAGGAAGCGAAGCTGAAAAACACCATGAACGGTTTTTCCACCCTGAAGAAGCTGACGGATGACTACCTGTTGTTGCAGGTGACGGAGCGTAGCACGGTAGAGATGAAGCTATTGCCGCTGGTCAACGATACCTATGTCGTTTGTATGATTACGACCGTATACGGTCCCGTTCCCGACAGTCAGGTCGAGTTTTTCACGACAGACTGGAAGCCGTTGAACCCCGCCGATCTGTATACTCCGGTTTCGGCAGAATGGTTTATTAAAGACGATGCCGATAAGAACCGTACCGCCTTTAGCGAAGCAACCGCCCGTTTGGACATGGACTTACGGAAATATTCGCTCAGCCCTGATGATCAGACGTTGACGGTCGAGTATACGACTCCCCAATATCTGACGAAAGCCGAACGCAAGCAGGTGGAACCTTTCCTGAAGAGCACTCCAAAGGTTTATACCTGGGAAAAGTTCCACTTCAAATAA